The sequence tattgaTCTTGAAACGGGTTTGGaattaaattttctctaaaCTAATGTATCAGTTAGCTTCAGAGAATTTGTTATACTCGTATATTTTCTTactatttctatacaaaataacaatttttacataaaatgttataaaaaaaaattttataaaatgatttttcaataaaaactcaATTCTTCACCAAAAAGCGGACTGTTATTGAAAACTCGTAGAAcaactataaaaaaaagttatattgcacaagttttttttttttaaaaaaacacactttttttgATGCTATactttctttaaagaaaatatttcttcTGAGTTGCTATCCATCATGGATAACAACTTGTATATATCCGCTATATCCGTAAGTTGTTGAATGCAAACAAATTGTTTgtcatgtatttattgttttatcaacaaaaaataaattttggaaaatctttaaaaatattaaaatgcaagTACATTGataccattttaaaaataattaagatctaacaaaatcataaaaaaaaattattataaaaattttcaaagataAGAACTGTATTtccatttaataattttaatatgtgAAATTAATAAACCTAAAGTTGTTGAGTCGTTGATGCGACAGTAGCTAAAAATATAATCAAtgtttctctttttttaataaatgattaaatatatttaagacACCCATCAAATActtgaaattcaacaaaaaattaaataaatttttttgcattattaaaaacatgtattttacttaaaatattgtaatttacaaaaaatgtacttaaatttaaaataataaatatttcaatgatAAAGTTTCAATGTATTTCCATGGGAAAGAATTGCTTTAATGTTGTTTTCAAAACACATTCTTTATTACGCAATTTCACTGCGAATTGatctaaaatttctttaacatcTTCCCTCGAAGACATTTCGAATAGTAAACCTTTATCAGTATAAGTTGCCTGCAATATATGCCATTCCAAATGAACCAAATCCAATTTATCAATTATGAAAGAGCGTATATGATCAACAGCATTATCGATAAAAGGGTATGAGGGACAGTCTCTCAATAAGAGACGATTTGTATTGATTTCATTATCGTCTGGATATTggacatttgtatttgaattctcACGTTTGGTTACGCATAAATCAAGCGTGGCTAaataaagatgaaaaaaaatacagaattttattgcttatttatttgtttgtttctgtGGTTCATGACTCACCGGCCTGTGTTATTGACATTATGGTGTAgaatattgataattttataaatacttttgtGTACATTTTTATTCGTTTCAAAGCTTTAGTTGTTGATCAGCCGGTTTAGATGTTAATACTGCCTCATGTTATCAttgtaatatttcttaaatacaaaTCTGTGAgctgtttttatttgttgtttgtttttagtttcACTCTCAGCTGGGAAATACGTAAAGAGAAGTAGAAGCCCCGATATGATGACGATGATAATgcaaaagaatttttataagAATTATAATTTACTTAAATGTCTAGAGAGTAGCTAGCATTCTCTCATTTGAAATACACAAATATAAAGTAGGTAATTTACAAATTGCTGttggttttttattataaataaagaatattgggtttttacttattttttgagTATTAAATATAAGaatgaatattttgtttggGTTATTACGTATAAattgatatgtatgtatgagtcttacatatttaaaaaaataatattgttgttgttaatgtaATTTTAAGAGACTTTTTTTGACTGCCTACACTTgttgaaatttgaattaaaatataaatcatttaatgctatttataattaaaaatataaaaatattaaatttcaagatttcttaaaaattttaacgtcTGTTTCACAATGtcgaatgaaaaataattcgaacaaatttgtatttattatattcgaaagaaattaaaaattttagtgtttttcatacaaatttttcgactaatttttctttcgacatcgtggaacAGGCAGTTAAATTTTATTCCGTCTGTACTCATTATTAAGGCATtgataaatgtaaataaaaatcgtgTCAAATGGTTTCAAAGTAACTCTACTGTAACGTTTTCTTTcacataatttatataaataaaaaagaacacattcattcatacattcacACTCTTTTACATAAACATAACAACAGAATTAAGTAAAAGGAATTTCTCATTATTTAGCAACCAACCTTTCTTTAACGTGcttgttattctattttttcttattgtttttttacttttcatttCACTTCATTTTCTTGTTGGTTTTTTAgggcattatttatttttcaatttgaacaaaaattaatatgcAACACGTGGCATTCTTTAGATCCTTTTTATACAATACATGTCCAAATACACGAAATGTAAGAGAGAgtgcgtgtgtgtgtgtgtatcaaGGTCTGTGTAATCTATTTAAATGTACTTGTATTTGTACTTTTTATACATGTATGACTCTCTACTAGTGCTTACTCATCCTGAGTAAAGTATGTGGTAGAGTATTGTATATTTGTGGGTATAAATGTGTCTTTGGCATTAGAAGTTTTATAGTCATTGAATTCCCATACAACAAATACATAAGagtaaataataagaaaatttgtttaccaaactgatgaaaatttgttaacattaaacagcaacaacaacaaaatgaaataagagagtatgaaagtattttttttcttttatttaacttactaCCACACAATCTACTCTGCTCGATGTAGCCACCACTACTActtagaaacatattttttggtttcttttcagtttcaaatattttgtgcAAGTAGTATAATGCAGAtacttaaaactattttttcttttactaatagtatttataaaaaaccggtttttcgattaaccgaaaattggtttttttttgaaaaccggtttttcggttaaccgatatcgaatatagaaaacataaaatgtcctataAAGTGTAcacagatttaaaatttttagtttttagtagtcaggaatggttaatattaaataactatgaatatttgtatattgtccattttattgtatattgtacattttattaagtccattttattttgtaaagatttcaaaattattatctcagtcaaatggaattgagtataaatatgttactaaatacataatacaggcaaatcccggtataaagaatctcactttaacgaaaatccgatttaacgcacgatcaaattcgtaacattgactaccttatataacgaaagtttcaaaaattgtatgctcgatataacgaatggtgagaaaaacaaacaaaatcaaacaaactaccaaatttttaacattaacaACCTTATACAGCGAACATTTGGAAAATTGTACGTTCATTATAACGAAcataaagtataaaaaacaaaagtagtaaagaatgtaaaaataagaaaataagtcgttacagttttctttaataatggGTGCTgtcattttttctatatatcgaatgaaagatttcatttgcattctaagcgaaagaaaactgattcgttcatATTATGAGTATTCGCGtgaattaaatatgtttaaccGTGGAAGAATTTCAtcgaaagaaaaaataaaagaaattagatgaatgaatgaaatatggaataacaaaattctcaacatgtattttgaagaaaataaaaacaaaaatttttatcttcaCACAAATAAAGTGGAATCTGGGATcttcaaaatcatttttttttttaaatttttgtccctgagttaaattttttgaggttgaatcattttcagaatcgaaatcccttacaatgaaggctttattaatcgTGGATAATGCACCAAGCCACCCTCCTGAGGAACAATTagtaaacattttcaatttatttattgttatcaCCTCGaatttctgatatgaaacagaaaatgttacaagtcccaaaaaaggacctataagatgcaaacgcacttctttttagctgtgattatttgtcattataaaaaactccattatcagatttcaaaaatatttcaaataatggattttagaacattttttgtctctcctgtaatatttctgaaaaggactttgtgcactaagctaacgaaatgaataataaaataaaattttaagaacaaaacaaactaatgaagtcaaatttattgaaagatggtatgtacatcgaattcaatttaacgtttggtaaaatcatcactaagtttataatgaatcattattaagattcagcttaacttctagaattaatttttaatagtttcattatgtgcaatttattataagttTTTCAGAAAACTCATCGTCctttactatttagaatcattataATTCTTacaaatattaatctaaagagattgtaaatcagcagtttaggtttcaaatcaaatcaataatgtgtgtacaatgaatataaaaaatgcaaaaaaacatgagatttattaattttagtcccaaattttaaaaaccggttaacgagtgataaaaaccgaaaatcaaaattttaaaataactggtTCGCAAAagaccgagatttcgaagaaaacccggtttttcggttaaccggtttataaacaatatttactaACCAATAGATATATATACTGAAGATTATGTATAATCAGGGTAAGTTTTCGGACTTTTTGCTTGAAAAGTAAGCAATTGCATATTTCACATGTTTGTTTTTCTGACCTTGCATAAATACGCATATTTCGCACTTCCACTATAAtatctttaaagaaaatattacatTTGAGCTTTTATTCACCACGACATATCGTAATTGTCGTTGAACCcataacttatatatatatagagtaCTTATGAAACCTAAAGACCATCAAGCTATATCCATCAGTTGTTGaagacaaacatattttttggtatgatatttttttatgaacattttttaattttcttacaatatattagttttttgtcattttatg comes from Calliphora vicina chromosome 2, idCalVici1.1, whole genome shotgun sequence and encodes:
- the LOC135951226 gene encoding uncharacterized protein LOC135951226, coding for MYTKVFIKLSIFYTIMSITQAATLDLCVTKRENSNTNVQYPDDNEINTNRLLLRDCPSYPFIDNAVDHIRSFIIDKLDLVHLEWHILQATYTDKGLLFEMSSREDVKEILDQFAVKLRNKECVLKTTLKQFFPMEIH